The genomic DNA TCGACGCGGCGCGGAAGGCGCGCGGCGATGCCGAGTGACGGCGCCGAGTGATGACGCCGCGAGGCGCTGGCGCCGGTCCGCCTGTCGGCTAACCCGGCATGCCCTCGTACGGGGCGATGTCGTCGGAAAGGCACAGCCAGTCCGGCCGGTTGCGGGCGAAGACATAGCGTTGCGGATGCCACAGCGCGGAGTCGTCGAAGGTTCCGCCGGCGATTCCCTGCAAGCCCGGCAGGAACTCCAGCGTCCAGCCGAGCGTCGTGCCGCAGGTCGGACAGAAGCGGGTCTCGATCCAGCGCCCGGCATCCGATGTCAGCCGGTAGGGCCGCGTCTCGCCCTTGAGGAACGCGACGTCGGCGGCGTCGAAATAGACGGATAGGCCGAGAACGCTGCCGGTCCGCTTCCGGCACCAGTGGCAGGAGCACGCGCTGATCCGCTTCGGCGTGCCCGTCGTCCGGTAACGCACGGCGCCGCAGACGCATCCGCCGCAGACGCATCCGCCTTCGTGTCCGTCGCTCATCGTCGCCTCCGTCCTGATTAGAGGAAGGTCGTACCGTGCTGGAGGGGCGGCAGCCCCAGATGCGCGGCGACCGTCTGCCCGATATCGGCGAAGCTCGTCAGCGGCTGCGCGGGCCGGCCGTCGATACCCGGGCCGAAAGCCAGAACCGGGATCCGCTCGCGGGTATGGTCGGTGCCGGCGAAGGTCGGGTCGTTGCCGTGGTCGGCGGTCAGGACGACGAGATCGCCGGGCCGCAGAAGTGCCATCAGCTCGGGCAGCCGCGCGTCGAACTGTTCGAGGCAGGCCGCATAGCCGGCGACGTCGCGGCGATGGCCGTAGAGCTGGTCGAAATCGATGAAGTTGGTGAAGACGAGATCGCCGTCCTTCGCCGCCCGCGCGGCCTCCAGCGTCCGCTCGAACTGGCTGGCGTTGTCCGGCGCCTTCAGCACCTGGGTAGCGCCCCGGCCGACGAAGATGTCGGAGATCTTGCCGACCGCGTAGACGTCGTGCCCGGAGGCCTCGACCGCATCGAGCAGCGTCGGCGCCGGTGGAGGCAGGGCGTAGTCGCGGCGATGGGGCGTGCGCACGAAGGTCGCCGCGCTGTCGCCGAGGAAAGGCCGGGCGATCACGCGACCGACGCGCAGCGGATCGCACAGCCTGCGCGTGATTGCGCAGAGGTCGTAGAGCCGGTCGAGGCCGAAGGTCTCCTCGTGCGCGGCAATCTGCAGCACGGAATCGGCCGAGGTGTAGCAGATTGGCTTGCCCGTGCGCATGTGCTCCGCGCCGAGCTCCGCGATGATCTCGGTGCCGGAGGCATGCTTGTTGCCGAGCAGGCCCGGCAGATCGGCCTGCGTGATCATGGCGTCGGTAAGAGACTTCGGAAACGCCGGCTCGGTCGTCGGGAAATAGTGCCAGGCGAACGGCACCGGTAGTCCGGCGATCTCCCAGTGGCCGGACTGGGTGTCCTTGCCCTTCGATACCTCGCAGGCATAGGTCCAGACCGCCGACGGCCGTTCGACGCGTGCCAGGCCGTCAGGATGGCGCCCGGTCGCGGCCTCCGCCGCGCGGCCGAGGCCGAGCGCGTTCATGTTGGGGACGCGCAGCGCCCCGGACCGGCCGCCGGGCACGTCGGCGCGCCCGGCCGCGCAGGCTACGGCGATATGGCCGAGCGTGTCGGCGCCCTCGTCGCCGAAGGCGGCGGCATCGTCGGCACCGCCGATGCCGACGGAATCCATCACCAGGATCAGCGCCCGTTTCATCGTGCCGTCTCGTCGATGCGCGCGCACACGACCGGCCGCGGCTCCGGCGCGTCGCCGATCGTATAGGCGCCTCGCAGGGCCTCCGCCCCGCGCTCGGCAGCCGCCTCGTTACCGGCGTGAACGATGCCGATCGGACGGTCGGGACCGACCTCGTCGCCAAGCCCGGCAAGCTGCGTGAACCCGACCGCGGGATCGATCACATCGTCCGTGCGCCGCCGCCCGCCGCCGAGCGAGATCACGGCGACACCGACGCCGCGCGTATCGATCGCCGCGACATGGCCCGCGTCCCGCGCGAACACCGCGCGCCGGATCGGTGCCTCGGGCAGGTGGACCCAGGGCCGCTCGACGAGATCGGCGGGGCCGCCGAGGGCTGTAACCATCCGCGCGAAGGTCTCCGCCGCCTGTCCGCCGTCCAGGACATTCCTCGCCATCTCGAGACCGGCCTCCGTCGATCCCGCCAGGCCGCCCAGGCGCAGCATCTCGCCGGCGAGCGACAGCGTCACGTGCTCCAGCCGTCCGTCGCGTCTCTCGCCGGTCAGGAAGTGCACGGCGTTGGCCACCTCGACCGCGTTGCCCGCGGCCGAGGCGAGCGGCTCGTGCATGTCGGTCAACAGGGCCGTCGTCCTCAGCCCGGCGCCGTTGGCGACCGAGACGAGACTGACCGCGAGCGCCCGGGCCGCTTCGTAGTCTTCCATGAAGGCGCCGGACCCGAGCTTGACGTCGAGTACCAGTCCGTCGAGCCCGGCGGCGAGCTTCTTCGACAGGATCGAGGCGGTGATCAGCGCGATCGATTCGACCGTCGCGGTCACGTCGCGGATCGCGTAGAGCCGCCGGTCGGCCGGTGCCAGATCGGCGGTCTGGCCGATGATGGCGCACCCGACGTCGGCGATCACCCGGCGAAACGTGTCGAGATCGGGCTGGCTCCGGTAGCCGGGTATCGAATCGAGCTTGTCGAGCGTGCCACCGGTATGGCCCAGGCCCCGCCCGGAGATCATCGGCACGCGCGCCCCGCAGGCCGCGACGATCGGGGCGAGCATCAGCGAGACGGTATCGCCGACGCCGCCGGTCGAATGCTTGTCGAGCACCGGGCCGCCGTCGGCCGTCCCGCCCGTTCGGGGCCAGTCGAGCACGGAGCCGGAATCGCGCATCGACAGCGTCAGCGCCACGCGTTCGGCCGTGTCGAGATCGCGGAAGAAGATCGCCATCGCCAACGCCGCCACCTGGCCCTCGCTGATCGACCCGTCCGTCAGGCCCTGGATGAAGAACGAGATCTCCTGGGCCGAAAGCGTCTCGCCGTCGCGTTTCCTGCGGATGATTTCCTGCGGCAGAAGCATGACCGGCTAATATCCCGTCCCTGTCTCTCTGGCAGCCGTGCGTCCGTCGAGTTCGGCCAGCAGGGCATCGAGCAGCCCCGAGGCGCCGAAGCGGAAGGTCTCCGGCCTTGCCCAGTCCGCCCCGAGGATCTCGTCGGCGAGGCCGAGATAGGTGGCCGCGTCGTCGAGCGTGCGGATGCCGCCGGCCGCCTTGAAGCCGACCTTTCCGCCTGTCTCGGCGATTACCGAAAGCATGATGCGGGCGGCCTCCGGCGTGGCGTTGACCGTCACCTTGCCGGTCGAGGTCTTGATGAAGTCGGCGCCGGCGCGGATAGCGATTCCGGACGCCGAACGTATCAGCGCCGGATCTTCCAGTTCGCCGGTTTCGAGGATGACCTTCAGTGTCGCGCCCCGTGTCGCACCTTGGGTCGCCGCGCGTACCCGCGCGACCTGCGCCTCCGCTTCGGCGGGATCGGTCGCGATGCGGCGATACGCTATCACCATGTCGATCTCGTCGGCGCCGTCGACCATCGCCCGGTCGGTCTCGTCGAGGATTGCGTCGATAGCGGACTCCCCATCGGGGAAGTTCACGACGGTCGCGATCCGCACCGGCGTCCCGGTGAGCAGGGGCCGTGCCTGGGCGACGAAGCGTGGCCAGATGCAGATTGCCGCCACGGGCCCGTGCGCGGTCGTCGCGCGCGCACACAAGGCCGCGACGTCCGCGGGCGTGCAGGTCGCATCGAGATTGGTGAGATCGAGACAGGCGAGGGCGCGCATCGCCACCGCCCTGCAGTCGACGATGTTCATCCGATCTCCCCGACGAGGCGCGTCAGCAACCGCGCGAGCTTGTCCCCGCCCTCGGGCGCCATCGCCTTCGTCTCTTCGTGCGACAGTTCGGCCCCGGTGATGCCGGCGGCCATGTTGGTGATGACCGAGAAGGCGAGCACCCGCATCCTCAGGAAACGGGCGAGGATCACCTCCGGAACGGTCGACATGCCGACGGCGTCGGCGCCGAGCACGCGCGCCATGCGGATCTCCGCCGGCGTCTCGAAGGTCGGACCGGAGAACCAGGCATAGACGCCGGAGGCGAGGCCGATGGCTTCGGCCTCGGCCGCACGTTCGGCGGCGGCGCGAAGGTCGGCGTCGTAGGCCATCGTCATGCCGACGAAACGGTCGTCTGTCGGCTCGCCGATCAGCGGATTGGCGCCGGCGAGATTGATGTGGTCGGTAATCATCATCACCGAGCCGGGCGGTGCCGTCGGATCGAGGCTGCCGGCGGAATTGGTGAGGATCAGCGTCTCGACCCCGATCGCCTGCAGCATCTCGAGCGGAAACCGCATCGCATCGGCGCGGCCCTCCTCGTAATAGTGGGCGCGGCCGGACAGGACGGCGACGGGCCTGCCGGCGAGCGTGCCGATGACGAGCGCGCCGGAATGGCCCGAAACCGTCGGCTCCGGGAACCCCGGCAACTCCGAGTAGGGGATCGAGGCGGCATCGGCGAGCGCGTCGACCAGCCCCCCGAGCCCCGAGCCGAGCACGATTCCGATCGTCGGCTGGTGCTGCGCCTTTTCAGCGATCAGCGATGTCGTCGTGTCCTTCATCGTCCCTCCGGTCCGAATGCGCGCGGCAGCAACTCGCCGAGCGTTACCGTTTCCACCACGCCCGTGGCATCGCACAGATGAATGCGGGTATCGGCCGTGCCGAATTCCCGGATCCGTTGCCGACAGCCGCCGCAGGGCGGGATGCATGCCACCTTCCCTGCGACGATGGCCACCTCGATGATCGCCCGCTCGCCGGCGCCCACCATCTGGGCGATCGCCGAGGTCTCGGCGCACCAGCCTTCCGGATACGAGGCATTCTCGACATTGCAGCCCGAATAGATCGCGCCGCCGGCCGACCGGATCGCCGCGCCGACGGGAAAGTTCGAATGCGGCGCGTAGGCCTTCGCCATCGCCGCCTTCGCGGCCTCGAACAAATCGTGCGGATCGCTCATCACCGCTCCTTCGCGTAACCCGCGCCGCCCTTCACCGGCGCCGAACATCCCGTCTTCACCTGCCCCGGTCCGGGTCGGGCGCCGCCAGGATCAGTGTCCAATAGGTCCCGTACTTGTCATCCGCCCGCGCCGCGCCGACGCCGATCTCGGTTGCCTGCGGCTCGAGCAGGTTCGACCGGTGGCCGGTCGACGTCTGCCAGCCCGCCAGCGCCGCGTCGAAGTCGTCGTAGCCGGCGCTGACATTCTCGACGGCGACGAGCCAGACGTAACCCGCCCCCTTGAGCCGCTTGTGCAGTGGGCCGATCAGGTCGTGGCCGAGCCGTCCGCGTCGCGCCATGGCCATTGCCTGCCGCTCGGCGATGGCGTTGAGGCGGCTGTTGGCGTTGACGGGGCCGCGTCCCTGTGCCGTCCGAAAGGCGGTGGTGGATGCGGCGGCGGCCCGCGTATTGACCGCAACGGGGCTGACGCCGCCGAAACCGCCGGGCCCGGCGCACGCTCCCACGAGTAGCGTCAGGCAGAGGATAACGGGAAATGCCGCCCGGGCGGAAATCGCCTTCACCGGGCGCCCCGCGGTGCGCGGCAGCGCCGCTGCGCGTCTGGATTCCGGCTGGTCACGTGCGGGGCTTCGGGTCTTTGGCGGTGGTGAGAAATTCGTTCGCCATGTCCACCTCTCTATCGAAAAACCGTCCGGCCAGATCGTGGGCATCCGTCTTGCCGGCCGGCGGGAGATTGGCACGGGCAGGGGGCGGTTGCACCCGCTTTGTGACGGCCGAAGGTCG from Microbaculum marinisediminis includes the following:
- the deoA gene encoding thymidine phosphorylase, which translates into the protein MLLPQEIIRRKRDGETLSAQEISFFIQGLTDGSISEGQVAALAMAIFFRDLDTAERVALTLSMRDSGSVLDWPRTGGTADGGPVLDKHSTGGVGDTVSLMLAPIVAACGARVPMISGRGLGHTGGTLDKLDSIPGYRSQPDLDTFRRVIADVGCAIIGQTADLAPADRRLYAIRDVTATVESIALITASILSKKLAAGLDGLVLDVKLGSGAFMEDYEAARALAVSLVSVANGAGLRTTALLTDMHEPLASAAGNAVEVANAVHFLTGERRDGRLEHVTLSLAGEMLRLGGLAGSTEAGLEMARNVLDGGQAAETFARMVTALGGPADLVERPWVHLPEAPIRRAVFARDAGHVAAIDTRGVGVAVISLGGGRRRTDDVIDPAVGFTQLAGLGDEVGPDRPIGIVHAGNEAAAERGAEALRGAYTIGDAPEPRPVVCARIDETAR
- a CDS encoding phosphopentomutase, which codes for MKRALILVMDSVGIGGADDAAAFGDEGADTLGHIAVACAAGRADVPGGRSGALRVPNMNALGLGRAAEAATGRHPDGLARVERPSAVWTYACEVSKGKDTQSGHWEIAGLPVPFAWHYFPTTEPAFPKSLTDAMITQADLPGLLGNKHASGTEIIAELGAEHMRTGKPICYTSADSVLQIAAHEETFGLDRLYDLCAITRRLCDPLRVGRVIARPFLGDSAATFVRTPHRRDYALPPPAPTLLDAVEASGHDVYAVGKISDIFVGRGATQVLKAPDNASQFERTLEAARAAKDGDLVFTNFIDFDQLYGHRRDVAGYAACLEQFDARLPELMALLRPGDLVVLTADHGNDPTFAGTDHTRERIPVLAFGPGIDGRPAQPLTSFADIGQTVAAHLGLPPLQHGTTFL
- the deoC gene encoding deoxyribose-phosphate aldolase, giving the protein MNIVDCRAVAMRALACLDLTNLDATCTPADVAALCARATTAHGPVAAICIWPRFVAQARPLLTGTPVRIATVVNFPDGESAIDAILDETDRAMVDGADEIDMVIAYRRIATDPAEAEAQVARVRAATQGATRGATLKVILETGELEDPALIRSASGIAIRAGADFIKTSTGKVTVNATPEAARIMLSVIAETGGKVGFKAAGGIRTLDDAATYLGLADEILGADWARPETFRFGASGLLDALLAELDGRTAARETGTGY
- a CDS encoding GFA family protein: MSDGHEGGCVCGGCVCGAVRYRTTGTPKRISACSCHWCRKRTGSVLGLSVYFDAADVAFLKGETRPYRLTSDAGRWIETRFCPTCGTTLGWTLEFLPGLQGIAGGTFDDSALWHPQRYVFARNRPDWLCLSDDIAPYEGMPG
- a CDS encoding purine-nucleoside phosphorylase, whose product is MKDTTTSLIAEKAQHQPTIGIVLGSGLGGLVDALADAASIPYSELPGFPEPTVSGHSGALVIGTLAGRPVAVLSGRAHYYEEGRADAMRFPLEMLQAIGVETLILTNSAGSLDPTAPPGSVMMITDHINLAGANPLIGEPTDDRFVGMTMAYDADLRAAAERAAEAEAIGLASGVYAWFSGPTFETPAEIRMARVLGADAVGMSTVPEVILARFLRMRVLAFSVITNMAAGITGAELSHEETKAMAPEGGDKLARLLTRLVGEIG
- a CDS encoding CAP domain-containing protein — its product is MKAISARAAFPVILCLTLLVGACAGPGGFGGVSPVAVNTRAAAASTTAFRTAQGRGPVNANSRLNAIAERQAMAMARRGRLGHDLIGPLHKRLKGAGYVWLVAVENVSAGYDDFDAALAGWQTSTGHRSNLLEPQATEIGVGAARADDKYGTYWTLILAAPDPDRGR
- the cdd gene encoding cytidine deaminase — its product is MSDPHDLFEAAKAAMAKAYAPHSNFPVGAAIRSAGGAIYSGCNVENASYPEGWCAETSAIAQMVGAGERAIIEVAIVAGKVACIPPCGGCRQRIREFGTADTRIHLCDATGVVETVTLGELLPRAFGPEGR